Proteins from a single region of Abyssalbus ytuae:
- a CDS encoding RNA polymerase sigma factor encodes MTKQRDNSNKLKDFFAKEYSSLKTYVNSRIKSSINRDAEDIIQEVALKLFAGADRYSPINNVAGFVYYSIRNKIIDIMRQGKNTNYSIDENQNSIYDIREVFYENADHIYSEELEEELIKTLSNLKPFYRDVIIAIDFEGFTYKEFSIKTGVPEGTLMSRRHRAISLLYKKLENKRKKEN; translated from the coding sequence ATGACCAAACAAAGAGATAATAGTAATAAACTAAAAGATTTTTTTGCTAAGGAATATTCATCTCTTAAAACTTATGTGAACTCAAGAATAAAATCCAGCATAAACCGGGATGCAGAGGATATTATTCAGGAAGTGGCACTTAAATTGTTTGCCGGAGCCGACAGGTATTCTCCAATTAATAATGTTGCAGGCTTTGTTTACTATTCTATAAGAAACAAGATCATTGATATTATGCGGCAAGGTAAAAACACAAATTATTCCATTGATGAAAATCAAAATAGTATTTATGACATACGGGAAGTGTTTTATGAGAACGCAGACCATATTTATTCTGAAGAACTGGAAGAAGAACTAATTAAAACGCTGTCAAATTTAAAACCATTCTACAGAGATGTTATTATAGCAATAGATTTTGAAGGTTTTACCTATAAAGAGTTTTCGATAAAAACGGGAGTACCGGAAGGTACCCTTATGTCCAGAAGGCACAGAGCTATCTCATTATTATATAAAAAGTTAGAAAACAAAAGAAAAAAGGAAAATTAA
- a CDS encoding lmo0937 family membrane protein translates to MKGILWLVAVICIIAWLLGLLGVIPGIATGNLLHILLVIAIIVILYNIISGRKPL, encoded by the coding sequence ATGAAAGGAATTCTTTGGCTGGTAGCCGTAATTTGTATTATAGCCTGGTTATTGGGACTATTAGGGGTTATACCGGGTATTGCGACAGGAAATCTACTCCATATATTGTTAGTAATTGCAATTATAGTAATATTATATAATATTATTTCGGGTAGAAAACCCCTTTAA
- a CDS encoding Na(+)-translocating NADH-quinone reductase subunit F, translated as MKLSKRLDSALNKLYIAFNNDMLNPECCKQCAVGNICNNTDFWKNFTEVHGSVVLNYLGTLHERLGRTYYGYSPKELLQIEAVFLKGCGYELPYKHGNKKPQHPTSKDILFNGLNYVVKYLCELDGVPDVMDTRKLFNYIPEKESEEVLSSHSF; from the coding sequence ATGAAATTATCAAAAAGATTAGATAGTGCTCTGAATAAATTATACATTGCTTTTAATAACGATATGCTTAATCCTGAGTGTTGCAAGCAATGTGCAGTCGGAAATATTTGCAATAATACAGACTTTTGGAAAAACTTTACTGAGGTTCACGGCTCGGTAGTATTAAACTATCTGGGCACCCTGCATGAACGCTTAGGAAGGACTTACTATGGGTATTCTCCTAAAGAATTATTGCAAATAGAAGCGGTGTTTTTAAAAGGCTGCGGTTATGAACTTCCCTATAAACACGGTAATAAAAAACCCCAACATCCTACTTCAAAAGATATTCTTTTTAACGGACTTAATTATGTGGTTAAATATTTATGTGAATTAGATGGAGTACCAGATGTTATGGATACTCGTAAACTATTTAATTATATCCCTGAAAAAGAAAGCGAAGAGGTATTGTCTTCGCATTCTTTTTAG
- a CDS encoding NAD(P)/FAD-dependent oxidoreductase, translating into MDLKSSEPFWLVKNGLINSYPSLKNDIDADVLIIGSGITGSLIAHQCVKDGYSTVVLDKREVANGSTSATTSMLQYEIDVPLYKLIELIGKEGAVKSYKACFDSIGQLKKIVKEIKSDCGFEEKQSLYYAARKKDVNWLKKEFKAREENDFPVKWLEAQEIEEKFKFLHTYGGILSNKGGSIDAFKLAHDLLSYNVKKGLKIFDKTKTDNIQYKSDSVIITTDSGNKIKCKKIIFCNGFESTEILKEDFVKLLSTYAIVSEVFEKDISFLDKILLWNTADPYIYLRTTCDNRILIGGEDEDFINEEKRERLLSKKAEKLKKYITKILPDYEFRTDFAWAGRLEKPKMVYRT; encoded by the coding sequence ATGGATCTTAAGTCTAGCGAACCATTTTGGCTTGTAAAAAATGGTCTTATTAATTCCTATCCTTCTTTAAAAAATGATATTGACGCTGATGTACTAATCATTGGCAGCGGTATTACCGGAAGTTTAATAGCCCATCAGTGTGTAAAAGATGGGTATTCTACCGTAGTGTTGGATAAAAGGGAAGTGGCCAACGGAAGTACGTCTGCCACCACATCCATGTTGCAATATGAAATAGATGTACCCCTATATAAACTTATAGAATTAATAGGAAAAGAGGGGGCGGTAAAGAGCTATAAAGCCTGCTTTGATTCAATCGGCCAACTGAAAAAGATAGTTAAAGAAATAAAATCAGACTGTGGATTTGAAGAAAAGCAATCCTTATATTATGCTGCCCGCAAAAAAGACGTAAACTGGTTAAAAAAAGAATTTAAAGCAAGAGAAGAAAACGATTTTCCTGTAAAATGGTTAGAAGCACAGGAAATAGAAGAAAAATTTAAGTTTTTACATACGTATGGAGGAATATTAAGTAATAAAGGGGGCTCAATAGATGCATTTAAACTGGCTCATGACCTTTTGAGTTATAATGTAAAAAAAGGGCTGAAGATTTTTGATAAGACAAAAACAGATAACATACAATATAAATCTGATAGTGTGATAATAACCACTGATTCAGGAAACAAAATAAAATGCAAAAAAATTATTTTTTGTAACGGATTTGAGAGTACTGAAATCTTAAAGGAAGATTTTGTAAAACTTCTCTCTACATATGCCATTGTAAGCGAGGTATTTGAAAAAGATATTTCATTTCTTGATAAAATCCTGCTGTGGAATACCGCCGATCCTTATATTTATTTAAGAACTACATGTGATAATCGTATTTTAATAGGAGGAGAGGATGAAGACTTTATAAATGAAGAAAAAAGAGAAAGGCTGCTGTCAAAAAAAGCAGAGAAGCTAAAAAAATACATCACTAAAATTTTACCCGACTATGAATTCAGAACGGATTTTGCATGGGCTGGTCGTTTGGAGAAACCCAAGATGGTTTACCGTACATAG
- a CDS encoding nitroreductase family protein: MEKNNIIIKKETPTDYNIIPLLKERWSPRVFSDLPISEADLHTLFEAGRWAASSNNLQPWRIIWGVKGSKAYDRLLNCLDDFNQSWAKNAPVLLATMFKKTLPSGKENFHALHDLGLFMGNLTAQAQHMGIAVHHMAGINYKKAAEEFNIPDDFHVTTGVALGYYGGNPEVLPDDLKKMETQPERSRKPQEEFIFNGNFTDRAKI, translated from the coding sequence ATGGAAAAAAATAATATAATTATAAAAAAAGAAACACCCACCGATTACAATATTATTCCTTTATTGAAAGAAAGATGGAGTCCGAGAGTTTTCTCTGATTTACCCATTTCTGAAGCAGATTTACATACGCTGTTTGAGGCAGGAAGATGGGCAGCAAGTTCAAATAATTTACAACCCTGGAGAATTATATGGGGAGTTAAGGGTAGTAAAGCTTATGACAGGCTACTTAATTGTTTAGATGATTTTAACCAAAGCTGGGCAAAAAATGCACCGGTACTTCTCGCCACTATGTTTAAAAAAACACTGCCAAGCGGCAAAGAAAATTTTCATGCTTTACACGATCTCGGGCTTTTTATGGGAAATTTGACCGCCCAGGCACAACACATGGGTATAGCCGTACACCATATGGCCGGTATTAATTATAAAAAAGCTGCTGAAGAGTTTAATATACCAGACGATTTTCATGTTACAACCGGGGTGGCGTTAGGATATTATGGTGGCAATCCGGAGGTTTTACCCGATGATTTAAAAAAGATGGAAACGCAACCGGAAAGAAGCAGAAAACCTCAGGAAGAGTTTATATTTAATGGCAATTTTACTGACAGGGCAAAAATTTGA
- a CDS encoding OsmC family protein, with protein MEFTRSVTPVWKGRKKEDKSTLNTTANILNSPSYNYDTTANKVEVNRAGATHTGGFTMQLSSFLQRKGYIPASLKAEAKMNFKEGKGIKVLLFLTGNINDISTVDLNKIVEKTKEICPVSNLLKTDIELEINLV; from the coding sequence ATGGAATTTACAAGGTCTGTAACCCCTGTTTGGAAAGGAAGGAAAAAAGAAGATAAAAGTACTTTGAATACTACGGCTAATATATTAAATAGTCCTTCTTATAATTATGACACTACGGCTAATAAGGTAGAAGTTAATAGGGCAGGAGCAACTCATACGGGAGGCTTTACTATGCAGCTAAGCTCATTTTTACAAAGAAAAGGATATATCCCCGCAAGCTTAAAAGCCGAAGCCAAAATGAATTTTAAAGAGGGAAAGGGAATAAAGGTGTTGTTATTTTTAACAGGGAATATAAATGATATATCAACCGTTGATTTAAACAAAATAGTAGAAAAAACCAAAGAGATATGTCCTGTCTCTAACTTATTAAAAACTGATATTGAACTCGAAATTAATTTAGTGTAA
- a CDS encoding App1 family protein, protein MAFFEYISRLIDDPDPVIVTPYGGYANEKSIHAQARVLEDEGIKHTEEDSVFKNLYNSYKRFESDEKEGATVKVSWGNKKTILTSDDEGYIYLDQTHHLDVKHQETLWIPVTYELIEGNTVIYKITSPVMKPSPLADFGVISDLDDTVIETGVSSTFKWQLIVNSFMKHSHKRLPLEGVQEFYNLLHKGITGYNDNPFFYLSNSPWNIHDYLSAFLKKFNFPKGVLLLRDIGFNKIKSKHFTERNKYLKISHILTTYPNMKFILIGDAADLDPDIYIKIAQSFPQQVLSIYIRTVNNTKRTERAKKVIEENTHVKVILTEGSKKAIDHARTNGFIK, encoded by the coding sequence ATGGCCTTTTTTGAATATATATCACGATTAATTGACGACCCCGACCCGGTAATTGTCACCCCTTACGGAGGTTATGCCAATGAAAAATCCATTCATGCCCAGGCAAGGGTACTGGAAGATGAAGGCATTAAACATACCGAAGAAGATTCGGTATTTAAAAACCTGTATAATTCTTATAAAAGATTTGAATCGGATGAAAAAGAGGGAGCTACGGTAAAAGTGAGCTGGGGAAACAAGAAAACAATTCTAACTTCGGACGATGAAGGGTACATTTATCTTGACCAAACCCACCACCTGGACGTAAAACACCAGGAAACCTTATGGATTCCTGTAACATATGAGCTGATTGAAGGTAATACCGTTATTTATAAAATTACGTCCCCGGTAATGAAACCTTCTCCTTTAGCCGATTTTGGAGTTATAAGTGACCTTGATGATACCGTTATTGAAACCGGGGTTTCCTCTACCTTTAAATGGCAACTAATAGTAAATTCGTTTATGAAACACAGTCATAAACGCTTACCACTGGAAGGGGTGCAGGAATTTTATAATCTTTTACATAAGGGCATTACCGGTTATAATGATAACCCGTTTTTCTATTTGTCTAACAGCCCCTGGAATATACATGATTATCTATCTGCTTTTCTTAAAAAATTCAACTTTCCAAAAGGGGTTTTGTTACTAAGGGATATAGGTTTTAACAAAATAAAAAGCAAACATTTTACAGAAAGGAATAAATACCTGAAAATAAGTCATATCCTTACTACTTATCCCAACATGAAGTTTATTCTTATTGGTGATGCAGCAGACCTGGATCCGGATATATATATTAAAATCGCACAATCTTTTCCGCAACAAGTGTTAAGCATTTATATACGAACCGTAAATAATACAAAAAGAACCGAAAGGGCTAAAAAAGTAATAGAAGAAAACACTCATGTAAAAGTAATTTTAACTGAAGGCAGTAAAAAAGCCATTGATCATGCAAGAACCAATGGCTTTATTAAATAA
- a CDS encoding HEPN domain-containing protein, with protein MKQQLSHLPPDKIKELETVTQRIMATGKAEMVILFGSYARGDYKEQRGKVQGKQSDYDILVVTANADTRQGLRKKLRGIFKDIGIPVQLIVEKIGFVNSNLEEKQYFFTDIKREGKVLYNSGNFQLSDPKELTPTRRREIAEEDFKMWVGNAEIFLENSQGNFKKGEKNKKYYKIAAFELQQVVEMCYTTIEMVFTHYNPYEHNLEVLQNRVLKFDTRVKEAFPRVTEEQKELFDHLNYAYIGGRYKSEEEFPVTRQQLSYWGDEAKKLLDLTEQICQEHIKALKAIEAKTPEI; from the coding sequence GTGAAACAACAGCTATCCCATTTGCCCCCTGACAAAATAAAAGAACTGGAAACCGTAACCCAACGTATTATGGCCACCGGAAAGGCAGAAATGGTGATACTCTTTGGCTCCTACGCCCGTGGCGACTATAAAGAACAAAGAGGAAAAGTACAGGGAAAACAGAGCGACTACGATATTTTAGTGGTAACTGCTAATGCCGATACCCGGCAGGGGCTCAGGAAAAAATTACGGGGTATTTTTAAGGATATTGGCATACCTGTACAACTTATTGTAGAAAAGATTGGCTTTGTAAACAGCAACCTGGAAGAAAAACAATACTTTTTTACCGACATAAAACGCGAAGGCAAAGTGTTGTACAACTCGGGTAACTTTCAACTATCCGACCCCAAAGAACTCACACCCACCCGGAGAAGGGAAATTGCGGAAGAAGATTTTAAGATGTGGGTTGGAAATGCCGAAATTTTCCTTGAAAATTCTCAGGGCAACTTTAAAAAAGGAGAAAAAAATAAAAAATACTATAAAATAGCTGCTTTTGAACTTCAACAAGTCGTAGAGATGTGCTATACCACTATAGAAATGGTTTTTACCCATTACAACCCGTATGAGCATAACCTGGAAGTATTGCAAAACCGGGTTTTAAAGTTTGACACCCGCGTTAAAGAAGCTTTTCCCCGCGTTACCGAAGAACAAAAAGAACTTTTTGACCATTTGAACTATGCCTATATTGGCGGGCGTTACAAAAGTGAGGAAGAATTTCCGGTAACCCGGCAACAGTTAAGCTACTGGGGCGATGAAGCCAAAAAGTTACTCGACTTAACGGAACAAATTTGCCAGGAACATATTAAAGCCTTAAAAGCTATTGAAGCTAAAACCCCGGAAATATAG